One window of Candidatus Aminicenantes bacterium genomic DNA carries:
- a CDS encoding phosphate ABC transporter ATP-binding protein, with the protein MNLEKRLILSDKQLNKKNLSIENEDPHVCSEKFSIFYGANQAIKSVDIAIPKHRVTAIIGPSGCGKSTFLRAVNRMNDLIPGCCAQGRLFYNNEEIYSQYADPVLLRKQIGMVFQKPNPFPKSIFENIAYGPRLHGLHRKGQLPSLVEDSLKRAGLWDEVKDRMSDNALGLSGGQQQRLCIARALAVQPEILLMDEPTSALDPRATAHIEDLIGELRGRYTIIIVTHNMQQAARVSDYTAFFYEGVLVEFAPTSELFTNPREKRTEEYITGRFG; encoded by the coding sequence ATGAACCTGGAAAAGCGCCTTATTCTATCCGATAAGCAGTTAAACAAGAAGAACCTGTCCATAGAGAACGAAGACCCACACGTGTGCTCAGAAAAATTTTCCATTTTTTACGGTGCCAACCAGGCCATTAAAAGTGTGGACATCGCCATTCCCAAGCACAGGGTGACGGCCATTATCGGTCCTTCGGGATGCGGAAAGAGCACCTTTCTTCGCGCCGTCAACCGCATGAACGATTTGATCCCCGGCTGCTGCGCGCAGGGTAGATTGTTTTACAACAACGAGGAGATTTACAGCCAATATGCGGATCCGGTGTTGCTGCGCAAACAGATCGGCATGGTGTTTCAAAAACCCAATCCCTTCCCCAAGAGCATTTTTGAAAACATCGCTTATGGACCCCGTTTGCACGGATTGCACCGCAAAGGCCAACTCCCTTCTCTGGTGGAGGACAGTTTGAAACGGGCCGGGCTCTGGGATGAAGTCAAGGACCGCATGAGCGACAACGCCCTGGGCCTGTCCGGCGGCCAGCAGCAGCGCCTGTGTATCGCCCGGGCCCTGGCGGTGCAGCCGGAAATCCTGCTCATGGACGAGCCCACATCCGCCCTGGATCCCCGGGCCACGGCTCATATTGAAGACCTGATCGGGGAATTGCGGGGCCGGTACACGATCATTATCGTTACCCATAACATGCAGCAGGCGGCGCGGGTTTCGGATTACACCGCTTTCTTTTACGAGGGCGTGCTGGTGGAATTCGCGCCCACATCGGAGTTGTTTACCAATCCCCGGGAAAAAAGGACCGAAGAGTATATCACCGGGCGTTTCGGCTGA
- a CDS encoding phosphate ABC transporter substrate-binding protein, protein MKAIIGMIISLVLVLNAAPTFAQDKIVVDGSTTVGPIAKAFAEYYMGMNKDVNITVSESGSGNGAKSLINSACQVAAMSRFMKDNEFAAAVEKGVNPVFHVVALDGIAMVVHPANPVTKISKEQVKDIYLGKIKSWKALGGPDRPITFITRDTNSGTFETFENLVMNKEKIAGNAEVLGSNGAIRSRVQDTSTAIGYVGLGFVDNTVKALKVDGVMPTLRTIALGTYPIARPLYMATKGYPKMGSTLYQFMTLHLTKKGQEIVKRIGFVPVTEY, encoded by the coding sequence ATGAAAGCCATTATCGGAATGATAATTTCCCTCGTACTGGTCCTGAATGCCGCCCCGACTTTCGCGCAAGACAAGATTGTCGTCGACGGTTCCACAACCGTGGGCCCGATCGCCAAGGCTTTCGCGGAGTACTACATGGGCATGAACAAGGACGTAAACATCACGGTAAGTGAGTCCGGCTCCGGAAACGGTGCCAAGAGTTTGATCAACAGCGCCTGTCAAGTGGCAGCCATGTCCCGCTTCATGAAAGACAATGAGTTTGCCGCCGCGGTGGAAAAAGGCGTCAATCCCGTATTCCACGTGGTTGCCCTGGACGGAATCGCCATGGTGGTTCACCCGGCCAACCCGGTCACCAAAATTTCCAAGGAACAGGTCAAAGACATTTACCTGGGCAAAATCAAGAGCTGGAAGGCGCTGGGCGGACCGGATAGGCCGATTACCTTTATCACGCGTGATACCAACAGCGGTACTTTCGAAACATTTGAAAATCTGGTGATGAACAAGGAAAAGATCGCCGGTAACGCCGAAGTTCTGGGCAGCAACGGCGCGATCCGCAGCCGAGTTCAGGATACCTCAACGGCAATCGGTTACGTGGGATTGGGCTTTGTAGACAACACGGTCAAGGCTTTGAAGGTGGACGGTGTTATGCCGACCCTGCGCACAATCGCTCTGGGCACGTATCCCATTGCCCGCCCCTTGTACATGGCCACCAAAGGCTATCCCAAAATGGGAAGCACGCTCTACCAGTTCATGACATTGCACCTGACCAAGAAGGGCCAGGAAATCGTCAAGCGCATCGGTTTTGTGCCGGTTACGGAATATTAA
- the pstA gene encoding phosphate ABC transporter permease PstA, whose amino-acid sequence MKLQTRKVLDKSFTGMGFMSILLLSAALAMVLAPIFSRGIGAFVFRATSEFRRLDHSLYGWRSAEVVEAETRLVQAAREPVYRMLADFEAQLEAGRIDNANDLYAELDTVRGLVSRLLGPRPGETVPVLMRDRFGKTRWDKAKETLHRILYKEGWDYSDPTKMGVKVETPRSQIFAGTSLEPMFAYLEVNAERMLRPRLTFYWRFLFDKSHDAHFFGGIWPEMLGTLYLVFGTMLLAIPMGVIAAVYLAEFAHQGKMVSLLRTFIATLAGVPSIVFGLFGLAFFINTLKISNSKSVLAGSLTLALLVLPTIIRAAEEAIKAVPRAYKEASLSLGASRIHTVVRVILPAALPGILTGIVISMGRAAGETAPIIFTAAVSVGKPLRLLETLNQPTPALPWNIYNLATEHEAVDEIRHVQFGMVFTLVMLVLLLNLAAIILRARVSKKLRG is encoded by the coding sequence GTGAAACTTCAGACGCGCAAAGTCCTCGATAAATCTTTTACGGGAATGGGCTTCATGTCAATCTTGTTGCTCAGCGCCGCCCTGGCCATGGTCCTGGCCCCGATTTTTTCACGAGGCATCGGCGCCTTTGTGTTTCGCGCCACTTCGGAATTCCGGCGCCTCGACCACTCGCTTTACGGGTGGAGGAGTGCGGAAGTCGTTGAGGCGGAAACCCGGCTCGTGCAGGCGGCCCGTGAACCCGTATACCGCATGCTGGCCGATTTTGAGGCGCAACTGGAGGCGGGTCGGATCGATAATGCAAATGACCTCTATGCCGAACTGGATACGGTTCGTGGTCTGGTCTCGCGTTTGCTGGGCCCCCGGCCGGGTGAAACCGTGCCGGTGCTCATGCGCGACCGTTTCGGCAAAACCCGTTGGGACAAGGCCAAAGAGACTTTGCACCGGATCCTGTACAAAGAGGGCTGGGATTACTCTGATCCCACAAAAATGGGAGTGAAAGTCGAAACCCCCCGCAGCCAAATCTTTGCGGGAACCTCTCTGGAACCGATGTTTGCCTACCTGGAGGTTAACGCGGAACGCATGCTGCGTCCGCGCCTGACTTTTTACTGGAGGTTCCTGTTTGATAAATCCCATGACGCCCATTTCTTTGGGGGAATCTGGCCGGAAATGCTGGGAACACTGTACCTGGTGTTTGGAACCATGCTGTTAGCCATTCCCATGGGGGTGATCGCCGCCGTGTACCTGGCTGAGTTCGCCCACCAAGGAAAAATGGTCAGCCTGTTGCGCACTTTTATCGCCACGCTGGCCGGGGTGCCGAGCATTGTGTTCGGACTGTTCGGTCTGGCGTTTTTTATCAACACCCTGAAGATATCCAACAGCAAGAGCGTGCTGGCCGGATCGCTGACCCTGGCCCTGCTGGTGCTGCCCACCATAATCCGTGCAGCCGAGGAGGCCATCAAGGCGGTTCCCCGCGCGTACAAGGAAGCGTCCTTAAGCCTGGGTGCCAGCCGCATCCATACCGTTGTTCGAGTCATACTTCCCGCCGCCCTGCCGGGTATTCTAACGGGTATCGTGATCAGCATGGGGCGCGCCGCCGGGGAAACAGCACCGATTATATTTACCGCGGCTGTAAGCGTGGGGAAACCTTTGCGCCTGTTGGAGACATTGAATCAGCCGACACCGGCGTTGCCTTGGAACATCTACAACCTGGCCACGGAACACGAGGCCGTTGACGAGATCCGCCACGTGCAGTTCGGCATGGTGTTTACCCTCGTCATGCTGGTGTTGCTGCTCAACCTGGCGGCCATCATCTTGAGGGCCCGGGTTTCCAAGAAGTTGAGAGGTTGA
- the elbB gene encoding isoprenoid biosynthesis glyoxalase ElbB, producing the protein MKKVAVVLSGCGVFDGAEIHESVLTLLALDRRHADVTLLAPDIPQMHVVNHRTGQPTEEERNVLVEAARIARGEIFDLAKANVTEFDAVVFPGGFGVAKNLCDFAVNGPECSVHPQVERFILAAIDAHKALGFICIAPALMARVAKSRNIHPRLTIGTDKDTSAAVEKMGGIHVAVQVRGVVVDEDLRIVSTPAYMLGQRISEVADGIDKLVEKLLQMS; encoded by the coding sequence ATGAAAAAAGTTGCGGTTGTGCTTTCCGGATGCGGTGTTTTCGACGGCGCGGAAATTCATGAATCCGTGCTTACCCTCCTGGCCCTAGACCGCCGCCACGCGGATGTCACTCTCCTGGCCCCGGATATCCCGCAAATGCACGTGGTCAACCATCGGACCGGTCAGCCCACGGAAGAAGAACGCAATGTCCTGGTTGAAGCCGCACGCATCGCCCGCGGCGAGATCTTTGACCTGGCCAAGGCAAATGTAACTGAATTTGATGCGGTTGTTTTTCCCGGTGGATTCGGTGTCGCCAAAAACCTTTGCGATTTTGCCGTCAATGGCCCTGAATGCAGTGTCCACCCACAGGTGGAACGGTTCATCCTCGCGGCCATTGACGCGCACAAAGCCTTGGGCTTTATCTGCATCGCGCCGGCACTCATGGCCCGGGTCGCGAAAAGCAGGAATATTCACCCCAGGTTGACCATCGGCACGGATAAGGATACGTCCGCGGCGGTTGAAAAAATGGGTGGCATTCACGTGGCCGTCCAGGTTCGGGGGGTCGTAGTTGACGAGGATCTGCGAATCGTATCCACGCCCGCCTACATGCTGGGCCAACGCATCTCTGAAGTGGCCGACGGCATCGACAAGCTGGTGGAAAAACTGTTGCAAATGTCCTGA
- a CDS encoding phosphate ABC transporter permease subunit PstC, which translates to MDPLRHNSKSIVISKGTSRLRRLVSFSIDSSLFLVTSLSTLAVLFIMLFIAKDAFPFFQLRGIKEFFLSIRWYPSGSPPEFGVLAIIFGSAIVTFFSAAIAVPMAVFSAISLSDILPFSVRQVVKPIIEIIAAIPSVAYGFFALVIFAPLLQRSGGHLLGVGVWLAGIPLALIAMFVLGGIIPERLFGSQSLGGRLGVMLLVGGAFGVLLYRAWQIISAIQIQSGTNALNVSIILGIMALPTIASVAEDSLQAVGRELREGSYALGATRAETLVKVVIPAARSGIIAAIILGVMRAIGETMVVWMASGNSAHIPTPWYNVLQPIRTLTATIAGDMGEADHVTGSARYHVLFAMAFFLLIISFVSNLISEILVARSKKKWGI; encoded by the coding sequence ATGGACCCGCTCCGGCACAATTCAAAGAGCATCGTGATCAGCAAGGGGACCAGCCGCCTGCGGCGGCTGGTCTCCTTTTCAATCGACAGCTCCCTCTTTCTGGTTACCTCCCTCTCCACGCTGGCCGTTCTTTTTATCATGCTGTTTATCGCCAAGGACGCATTTCCCTTTTTCCAGTTGCGCGGAATCAAGGAATTTTTCCTCAGCATCCGCTGGTACCCGTCGGGAAGTCCGCCCGAATTCGGCGTCCTGGCGATTATTTTCGGCAGCGCAATCGTGACTTTCTTTTCCGCGGCCATCGCCGTACCCATGGCGGTTTTCTCCGCAATCAGCCTCAGTGATATTCTGCCGTTCTCCGTGCGCCAGGTCGTCAAACCCATCATTGAAATTATCGCCGCTATTCCATCGGTGGCGTATGGATTTTTTGCCCTGGTAATCTTTGCCCCGCTGTTGCAGCGCAGCGGGGGGCACCTGCTGGGAGTGGGGGTCTGGCTGGCCGGCATCCCCCTGGCGTTAATCGCAATGTTCGTGCTGGGGGGCATCATCCCGGAGCGTCTTTTCGGCAGCCAGTCACTTGGGGGTCGTCTGGGGGTCATGCTGCTGGTGGGGGGCGCTTTCGGGGTCCTGTTGTACCGGGCCTGGCAGATCATCTCCGCCATTCAGATTCAGAGCGGAACCAACGCCCTGAACGTCTCCATTATTCTGGGTATCATGGCACTGCCCACCATCGCCTCTGTGGCCGAAGACTCCCTGCAGGCGGTTGGCCGCGAATTGCGCGAAGGCAGTTACGCCCTGGGCGCTACGCGCGCGGAGACCCTGGTGAAAGTGGTAATCCCCGCGGCACGGTCCGGTATCATCGCCGCTATTATCCTGGGCGTGATGCGTGCCATCGGTGAAACCATGGTGGTGTGGATGGCATCCGGCAATTCCGCCCATATCCCTACGCCCTGGTACAATGTCTTGCAACCCATCCGCACGTTGACGGCCACCATTGCCGGCGATATGGGAGAAGCGGATCATGTGACCGGTTCCGCCCGCTATCACGTCCTGTTCGCCATGGCTTTCTTTTTGTTGATTATTTCCTTTGTGTCCAACCTGATCAGCGAGATCCTGGTGGCCCGCAGCAAAAAAAAGTGGGGAATCTAG